The Bdellovibrio sp. NC01 genome includes the window GTCAGCATGGTCTATGCAATCTGGGCGGGTGTGGGAACTGCTATTATGGCAGTTGTTGGTTTGTTCTTCTTTAACGAACCACTTCCTTTACAAAAAATTATGGCAACAAGTTTAATTATTCTTGGTGTTGTGATGTTGAACTTTAGCGGTAAGCACTCTCAGGAGACGAAAGAGCAAATTGCTGAAGTGGAAAACGTTCAAGAGTTGAAACGCATTCCTGCAGCGGATGTAAAAACTCCGAACGTGGAGATTCCCCAGCGAGCACCGCTCGCGAATCGAAACTCTGGCTAACGTCGACTAAATTGATCTATTTCTCGAATGAAAGAAGGAGACTTTGCGGTCTCCTTCTTTTTTTGTGTTGTTATGAGCAGCGTGAACACACCGACAGAATTTAATTAGTCACAGCAGTGGCATGAGCCAGATGGAAGATCTGCACGGTACGTACGATAACCGCGATGTCTGCATTCAAACATGCATGCGCGTGGATCTGGTTGAGTGCCGATGTAATCACAAATCATGTTCATGACAGCGCTCTCGTTCGTGTTGCCGATTTGCACAAGTCTTGAAACTGCTGTCTGAGATTCAGGAAGTGACGATGAAGTCATCGGTGCTGTTTGAGCCATTGCTGTAGTTGAAACCAATAAGAAAAAAAGTACTTTAATTTTCATAAGATCCCCCGTTTTCCGAGGACCTTAGTAAAGAATATTTCTCATGTAAAGCGAGCCTCATGCAGGTTCTGCTCTAAAAACGCTCGTCATCAAAGGGCGCACAAACAAACATCTTCACTCAAAACTATATTTGCTCTCAGACATAAAAATCTCTCATCGCCATGCGTGCGTTCAATCACGGATGAGTGAGTGAGTGAGTGAGTGAGTGAGTGAGTGAGTGAGTGAGTGAGTGAGTGAGTGAGTGAGTGAGTGAGTGAGTGAGTGCGGAGAAAGAAATGATGTGAGGGTCGTAGGAGGTTGTGGTGGGGTCATCAGAGAGGTTTGGAGAAATCCTCTCTGATGAGTTTTTGATTTAGTGTTGTTTCATTTGGGCTTCTAGGAAGTCAGTGAGTTTGTCGAATGGGGATTCGGTTTTTGCTGCGTAGTGGACGAAGTTTACTAGTAACTTTGCTAGGCGCTCTTTGTCTTTTGGATCTTTGAGTTGGTCGTTTTCGTCGAAGGCTTTGTGTGCGAACGCCAAACCAAAATAATCTGGGTAGACGTGGGATTTCAAAACTTGCAGTGGGACTCGGCTGTGGAAGTGGCCTTTCACTGCGGCGAAATATCCTTGAGAGGCGCCGATTAGTAGAATCTGTTTTCCTTCCCAAGGAACCGGCGCAATACGTGAAACCCAATCGATGGCATTTTTGAATGGACCTGGAATGCTACCGTTGTATTCAGGTGATGAGATGATGATTGCATCGGCTTCGTTGATGGCCGCTGCAAGATCTTTAACTCCTGCTGGAAGACCTTGTTCTGATTCAAGATCGCCGTCGTAGACGGGCATTGGGAATTCGTTGAACTCGCGAAGTTTGACTTTTACTTCGGGAAATCCAGACACGATTTCATGGGCGATGCGGATTAATTTTTTATTAAAAGAGCCTTTGCGCAATACCGGCGCGAACATCAAAATTTTCATATTTATCTTCCCGTTTCAAAAATCCTGGCAGTGTTTCCAAAGCAGATAAAGATGCTAGGTCGCTAACTGTGCAATTACAAGAAATCATGTTTGGTAGAGCCAAAAGAAATGTCGAAAAAAGAGGTTGAAGACTCATGCCAAAGACATTCGGCGCTGTCTCAAAAGGATTTAGGCGAGTGCTTTGCGGCATTCAATGGTCTGAATATTTTAGTCCGACTTTTTCTTTAGATAGCTGGTCGTATTTTCGCCGGAAGTACTTCATTCCTCGGTGGTGGTTGATCCTTTAGGCCGATTCAAGACAGTTGGTTTTCCAGGTTGGTCGGGGGTGTACGGCTTGGTGGAAAGATGGAGTCGGGAGGTTTGGATTGGGAATGCCTGGTAATGAGGCGAAATCTAGAGGGAAATACGCGATTTTTATATTTTCTTTATGTGGTTGTGGGGTCTTTTTACGTGGGGTTGAGGGGGCAAGGCGTAGGCTTTTCTTTGGAAAAGGATGCTTGTTATGACGTTTACCTCTTTTGATATATTACAGATATTCGCTGTGCTTGCCGTTGTGACGGTTTTGACTCCGATCTTAGGCCAATACATGTTCAAGGTCTTTACGGGGCAAAATTCGGGGCTTCTGCGCGTTTTTAGACCGCTTGAAAAAATCATCTATTTCGTTTCTGGAGTTCAAGAAACGGAAGAGATGAATTGGAAGCAATACACGAAGGCACTTTTGATTTTTAATTTCTTCGGTTTTGTTTTTCTTATGATTCTGCAGATGGTGCAAAGCCATCTGCCACTGAATCCAGAACATCTTGGTGATTTGTCGTGGCATCTTGCATTCAATACGGCTGTGAGTTTTGTGACGAATACCAACTGGCAGGCGTACTCTGGCGAAAATACGATGAGTTATCTGACGCAGATGTTGGGCTTGGGTGTTCAGAACTTTGTGAGTGCCGCGACGGGTTTTGCTGTGATGCTGGCTCTTGCGCGTGGTTTTTCACGCAAACAAACTTCTGAGCTTGGGAATTTTTGGGTTGATTTGACTCGAAGTACGACTCATGTGTTATTGCCGCTTTCGATTTTACTGACTGTGATTTTGATGGGTCAGGGCGTGGTGCAGAACTTCTCTTCGTACACGCATGTGAAAACGATCGAAGGTGTTGAGCAGATTATTCCGCAAGGTCCTGCGGCTTCGCAGATCGCGATCAAACAATTGGGTTCGAATGGTGGCGGCTTCTTTGGTGTGAATAGTGCGCATCCCTTTGAAAACCCGACTCCGTTGGCAAATTTTCTAGAGATGATTTCGCTGATCTTATTGGCTTCAGCTTGTACTTATCTTTTTGGTTTATTGGTGGGTTCACGTCGTCAGGGTTTGGTTCTGTTTGGAACGATGATGGCGATGATGGTTGTGATTTTGGGACTGTCACTGTGGTCTGAATATTCATTCGGCACGATGGAAGGTAAAGAGACACGCTTTGGTGTGATGAACACCGTGTTGTGGTCTGTGATGACGACGTCGGCTTCGAATGGTTCTGTGAACGGGATGCTGTCGAGCATGTCACCATTGTCTGGCGGGATCGCGATGTTAAACATCATGTTGGGTGAAGTCGTGTTTGGCGGTGTCGGTGCTGGGATGTACGGCATTTTACTTTACGTGATCCTGACCGTTTTCTTGTGCGGTCTGATGGTGGGTCGTACGCCTGAATACTTGGGTAAAAAAATTGAAGCCAAAGAAATCACATGGGTGATTATCGGGGTGCTTGCTCCGTGTATCACGATCCTTGTCGGCAGTGCTTTGTCGATTGTGTTGCCTGCAGGTTTAGCGGGGCTTGGTCATCAGGGACCTCATGGTTTAAGTGAAGTGTTTTATGCCTTTGCGTCTGGTGCGGGAAATAACGGCAGTGCCTTCGGCAGTCTTTCTGTGAACTCTGCTTATTACAATGTGGCGATTGGTGTTGCGATGTTGATCGGACGCTTCTTGATCATCATTCCGGTGATGGCGATCGCGGGAAGTTTTGTGCAGAAAAAAATTGCGCCTCCGTCAGTGGGAACTTTCCAAACGGATTCAGTTCTGTTTGCAGGTTTACTTGCGGCTGTCATTTTGATTGTGGGTGCGTTGACATTCTTCCCAGCACTTTCGTTGGGACCTATTCTTGAGCATTTGTTGTTGTTGGTTAAGGGCTAAGGTGACCTTATGAATAATTCTTTTTTTGATAAAAAACTAATGAGTGAAGCTGTTAAAGCGAGCTTTGTAAAATTGAATCCTAAAGTGCAATGGGGCAATCCGGTGATGTTCGTCACGTGGTTGGGTGCTGTTGTTGTGACCTTGATTACTGTGCGTTTAATGATAAGCGGACACACGTTTGGTTTTGAACTGCAAATTGCTTTGTGGTTGTGGTTCACAGTGCTATTCGCGAACTTTTCGGAAGCATTAGCGGAAGGTCGCGGTAAAGCACAGGCGGAAAGTTTGCGTAATGCGCGCTCTAACAGTGTGGCTCGTGTCTTAAAAAATGGCAAAGAGTCTTCACTTCATGCGCAAGACTTGCGTAAAGGCGACATCGTCGTTTGTGAATCGGGAGATGTGATTCCTGGGGACGGTGAAGTGATTGAAGGTATTGCGACGGTCGATGAATCGGCCATTACCGGTGAGTCTGCTCCCGTGATTCGTGAAAGTGGTGGGGATCGTAGTGCCGTGACCGGTGGTACAAGAGTTATCAGTGATAAAATTCTTGTGCGTATTACTGCGGATCCTGGACAAAGTTTTTTGGATCGTATGATCTCTTTGGTTGAGGGTGCGAAACGTCAGAAAACTCCGAATGAAATTGCTTTAGGTATTTTGTTGATCGCTTTGACTGTGGTGTTTTTGTTTGGTGTGACCACGCTTAAATATTTTGCAGAGTACTCTGCAAAAGCTGCGAATCAGGATTTATCTAATATCGTGACTGTACCTGTATTGATTGCGTTGCTTGTGTGTTTGATTCCCACGACGATCGGTGGGCTGTTAAGTGCAATTGGTATCAGTGGTATGGATCGTCTTGTTCGTAAGAATGTCATCGCCAAAAGCGGTCGTGCCGTGGAAGCGGCGGGGGACATCGACGTTTTGATGCTTGATAAAACAGGAACGATCACTTTGGGTAATCGTATGGCGAGTGCCTTTTATCCAGCGGATGGTGTATCTGAGCAGATGTTGGCAGAAGCGTCACAATTAGCATCGCTGAGTGATGAAACTCCTGAAGGTCGTTCAATCGTTGTGCTGGCGAAACAAAAGTTTGCATTGCGTGCGGAAAAATTAGAGCCGCATTTGGCAGAGTTTGTGCCGTTTACTGCGCAAACTCGCATGAGTGGTGTGAATATTAAAACTGATAATGGTGTGCGTGCTTTAAGAAAAGGTGCGGGCGACGCTATTGAAAAATACGTTGCGGGTCTTGACGGTAAATATCCCGAATCAGTCCGACAAGCCGCTGAAAATGTGGCGCGCAAAGGTGGTACGCCACTGGTTGTTTGCGAAGGCAATAAAGTTCTTGGTGTGATTTATTTGAAGGACATTGTGAAAGGTGGCATTCGCGAACGTTTTGCTGAACTTCGCAAAATGGGTATTCGCACTGTCATGGTGACTGGTGACAATCCGTTAACAGCGGCGGCGATTGCTGCCGAAGCCGGTGTGGATGATTATATTGCTCAGGCCACACCAGAAACGAAGCTTTCGCGTATTCGTGAAGAACAAGGTCGTGGTCACTTAGTCGCAATGACTGGTGATGGAACGAATGATGCCCCAGCATTAGCGCAAGCCGATGTGGGTGTTGCGATGAATACGGGAACGCAAGCAGCACGTGAAGCCGGCAATATGGTGGATCTTGATTCGAATCCTACAAAATTAATTGAAATCGTTGAAACGGGAAAACAACTGTTGATGACTCGTGGAGCTTTAACAACCTTCAGTGTGGCAAATGACGTTGCGAAATACTTTGCGATCATCCCTGCGATGTTTGCGGGGCTTTATGCGGTGTCTGGCGGGCACGGGCCTTTGGCAAAGTTGAACGTCATGGGTCTTCACTCTGCACAAAGTGCGGTGTTAAGTGCGGTCATCTTTAACGCTTTGATTATCATTCTGTTGGTACCTCTTGCCCTCCGTGGTGTCGAGTATAGAGCCATGGGTGCGAATGCTATTTTGAAAAGAAATATTTTAAATTACGGAGTCGGCGGTTTGATCGCTCCGTTTATTGGTATCAAAGTGATCGATCTTATCATCGTCGCTTTGGGAGTTGTGTCATGAGAACATGGTTAATAGGTCTTCGTATCTTTATTGCTTTAAGTTTATTAACTGGATTGGCTTATCCGTTTTTGATGACGGGTGTTGGTGAAGCGATCTTTAAACGCCAAGTAAACGGCTCGCTGTTAGAGCGTGATGGGCAGGTCGTGGGGTCTGAGTTGTTGGCTCAGAAGTTCACGAAAAAAACTTATTTTTGGTCACGCTCTTCAGCCAGTGACTATAGTGGCACATCGGCTTCCGCGAGCAATCAGGCGGTCGCTAACGAAACACTGCTTAAAGCTGTTGCAGAGCGCAAGGCGCAGGGGCTATCCCACGATATGCTATATGCCAGCGGAAGCGGTTTAGATCCACATATTAGCCCCGAGGCGGCGCTAGATCAGGTGGACCGCATTTCTGTAGAGCGTAAACTTTCTGCCTCACAAAGAGATGTAGTTCTTAAACTGATTAAGGATTATACTGAGGGCAGACAGTGGGGCTTCTTAGGTGAACCTCGTGTGAATGTTCTTAAATTAAATGCAGCACTTGATGGCGCGTTGGATAAGTCTCTATGAATGATGATTATCGTCCCAATCCAGATGAATTGTTAGAGCGCATTCAGAAACAAGAAGAGGCTTCTTCGCGAGGTCATCTTCGTGTGTTCTTTGGAATGTGCCCTGGAGTGGGAAAAACTTTTGCGATGTTAAAAGCAGCGCAGGAGCAGCTTCGCCAAGGCATGGATTTAGTTGTTGGCGTGGTTGAAACACATGGACGTCGCGAAACGGAGGAGCTTGTTCTTGGGATGGAAGTGATTCCGCGCAAGAAAACTCCGTATCGTGGTGCCGTTGTTGAAGAGATGGATATCGATGCTATTTTAGCTCGCAAGCCAGCTATTGTTTTGGTTGATGAGCTGGCGCATACGAATGCTCCAGAATCTCGCCATCCCAAACGTTATCAAGATGTGATTGAGTTATTGGACGCTGGTATCCACGTTTATACGACGATCAATGTGCAACATATCGAAAGTCGCGCCGATCTGGTTCAACAAATTACAGGTGTACGCGTGTTTGAGCGTGTGCCTGATTCATTGATCGATCGTGCGCAACAAATTGAGCTGATCGATATCTCGGCGCAAAATCTGATTAAACGTTTAAAAGAAGGCAAAGTTTATCAAGGTGATCGGGCGGCACGGGCAGAAGAGAATTTCTTTAAAGAAACTCATCTGTTGGCTTTGCGTGAATTGTCTTTGCGTTATACGGCCGAGCGCGTGGATCAAGACTTACAAGACAGTATGGTCGTGCAAAGAGTGCAGGGGCCGTGGAATACGCAAGAACGTTTGCTAGTTGCTGTCGGACATAGTCCTCACTCGGGACGTTTAATTCGTGCGACGCGAAGAATGGCTTACAACTTAGAGGCCCCGTGGATTGCTTTGTATGTCGATACCGGCAATCAGTTTAAGCCCGACGATCAATCCATGCTGACGAAAAACTTGAATCTGGCGCGTGAGCTTGGTGCTGAAGTTATTTCTGTTAAAAGCATGAATATTGCGGAAGCTTTGAATCGTGTGTCGCACGAACGCAATGTGACTCAAATAATTATGGGTCGACCAGAGCGTAATGCTTGGAATCTGATTTGGAACCGTGGTTCGTTATTGGATCAACTAGTACAAAAAACCAGCGCAGTCGATATTCACGTCATTCGCCAAGAAGATGCGCGTGAAAAGAGAAAGTGGTCATGGAAGTTTCCAGGTCTTTATGCGCCGGGGGCTTCTTATTGGAATACTTTCTGGTTTATGGTGGGGGTCACGTTCGTCAGTCAGTTGATCGTGCCTTATGTTGGCTACCGTGCTGTAGGTTTTATTTTCCTGATGTGCATTCTGGTTCTTGGTTTCTTAACGTCATTAGGACCGATTTTGTTTGCGGCGGGGTTGAGTGCATTGATTTGGAATTTCATGTTTATTCCTCCGGTCTTTACGTTTGCGATTTCGCAACCTGAAGACGTGATGATGTGCTTGGCGTATTTGTTCGTGGCATTGATGGGTGGTTTCTTAACGGCCAAGGTTCGTAGCCGCGATTTAGATTTGATTCAAAGGGACGAATACAATCGTGCTTTGTATGAGCTCGTTAAAGAGATGGCTGCCGCTTTGACTTCTTTGGAAGCGTGTTTGAGTGCTGAGCAAAGTCTTGAAACTCTTCTGAAAGGAAAAGTAAAAATCATTTTGACCGATAGCGAAGGTAAGCTTTTAAGAAAGACTTATAACTCTGCCAAATTAGATGAGAAGGATTTGGCCTTAGCCTTGTGGTCTTTTGAAAATCGCAAGAAGGCTGGATGGAAAACGGATACCTTGACGGAATCACGTTGTCTGAGTTTGCCGTTGCGTGGAAAAGAAAATCTTATGGGGATTTTGCTTTATTATCCTCGTAAAAATGAAGGCTTGCCTTTAGATCAAGAGAATCTACTTGATACAGTTGTTGTGCAATTGGCGATGGCGTTAGAGCGTTTAACACTTCAAGAAAAACTTCAAAGTATCAAAATTTTTGAGGCCTCTGAAAAATTGCATCAGGCTTTGTTGAATTCCGTTTCGCATGAATTAAGAACGCCGCTGACTGCGATCATTGGTTCAGCATCCGCGTTGCAAGATGAAAAGGTGAACAAGGAAGCTGCAATTCAAAAGCAATTGGTCCAGGCTTTGATGGAGTCTTCGCATCGTTTAGATCAAGTTGTTGAGAACTTACTTGATATGTCTCGTTTAAATTCGGGGGTGCTGACTCCGAAGAAGGAATGGGTCGATTTAGTCGATTTACTTGAAGGTTTGCAGCGTAAAGTGCAAGCGGCGGTGGCTCAGCATAACTTAAAGATGAACTTTACGGATGAGCAGTGCTTGGTTCAAGTGGATGAACGCTTGATGGAACATGTGTTTTTGAACTTGATTACGAACGCAGCCCGCTATGCTCCGCCAGGCACTTTGATTACGGTTAATATCGAGCGAGACAATCGTAAAGTGTCTGTTCGTGTCACTGATGAAGGGCCGGGTATTCCTGCGAATAATGTCGATAAGATCTTTGAAGCATTTTATCGTGTGCCAGGAAGTGCAGCCGGTGGCGTCGGGTTAGGCCTTGCGATCGTTAAAGCATTTGTTGAAGCTCATGGCGGACGCGTTTATGCTAGAAATCGAAATGAGCGCAGTGGAGCTGAGTTTGTTGTGGAGCTTCCGTATGTTGAGCCACCACAGATTTTGTTAGAAGGTCGTGAGTCATGAAAGAAAATCAACGTCGTGTTTTAGTTATTGATGACGAAGCTTCTATTCGTAAACTTTTGCGTGTCAGTCTTGAAGCTAATAGTTATCACATTGATGAGGCAAAATCAGCGACTGAAGGTTTACAGATGGCTGCAAGTCTTCGTCCTGAAATCATTCTTTTGGATTTAGGACTTCCTGACAAAAGCGGGCTTGAAGTTTTAAAAGAGATCCGTGCATGGTCGCAAGTTCCCGTGATCGTTCT containing:
- a CDS encoding NADPH-dependent FMN reductase; translation: MKILMFAPVLRKGSFNKKLIRIAHEIVSGFPEVKVKLREFNEFPMPVYDGDLESEQGLPAGVKDLAAAINEADAIIISSPEYNGSIPGPFKNAIDWVSRIAPVPWEGKQILLIGASQGYFAAVKGHFHSRVPLQVLKSHVYPDYFGLAFAHKAFDENDQLKDPKDKERLAKLLVNFVHYAAKTESPFDKLTDFLEAQMKQH
- the kdpA gene encoding potassium-transporting ATPase subunit KdpA; this encodes MTFTSFDILQIFAVLAVVTVLTPILGQYMFKVFTGQNSGLLRVFRPLEKIIYFVSGVQETEEMNWKQYTKALLIFNFFGFVFLMILQMVQSHLPLNPEHLGDLSWHLAFNTAVSFVTNTNWQAYSGENTMSYLTQMLGLGVQNFVSAATGFAVMLALARGFSRKQTSELGNFWVDLTRSTTHVLLPLSILLTVILMGQGVVQNFSSYTHVKTIEGVEQIIPQGPAASQIAIKQLGSNGGGFFGVNSAHPFENPTPLANFLEMISLILLASACTYLFGLLVGSRRQGLVLFGTMMAMMVVILGLSLWSEYSFGTMEGKETRFGVMNTVLWSVMTTSASNGSVNGMLSSMSPLSGGIAMLNIMLGEVVFGGVGAGMYGILLYVILTVFLCGLMVGRTPEYLGKKIEAKEITWVIIGVLAPCITILVGSALSIVLPAGLAGLGHQGPHGLSEVFYAFASGAGNNGSAFGSLSVNSAYYNVAIGVAMLIGRFLIIIPVMAIAGSFVQKKIAPPSVGTFQTDSVLFAGLLAAVILIVGALTFFPALSLGPILEHLLLLVKG
- the kdpB gene encoding potassium-transporting ATPase subunit KdpB, translating into MNNSFFDKKLMSEAVKASFVKLNPKVQWGNPVMFVTWLGAVVVTLITVRLMISGHTFGFELQIALWLWFTVLFANFSEALAEGRGKAQAESLRNARSNSVARVLKNGKESSLHAQDLRKGDIVVCESGDVIPGDGEVIEGIATVDESAITGESAPVIRESGGDRSAVTGGTRVISDKILVRITADPGQSFLDRMISLVEGAKRQKTPNEIALGILLIALTVVFLFGVTTLKYFAEYSAKAANQDLSNIVTVPVLIALLVCLIPTTIGGLLSAIGISGMDRLVRKNVIAKSGRAVEAAGDIDVLMLDKTGTITLGNRMASAFYPADGVSEQMLAEASQLASLSDETPEGRSIVVLAKQKFALRAEKLEPHLAEFVPFTAQTRMSGVNIKTDNGVRALRKGAGDAIEKYVAGLDGKYPESVRQAAENVARKGGTPLVVCEGNKVLGVIYLKDIVKGGIRERFAELRKMGIRTVMVTGDNPLTAAAIAAEAGVDDYIAQATPETKLSRIREEQGRGHLVAMTGDGTNDAPALAQADVGVAMNTGTQAAREAGNMVDLDSNPTKLIEIVETGKQLLMTRGALTTFSVANDVAKYFAIIPAMFAGLYAVSGGHGPLAKLNVMGLHSAQSAVLSAVIFNALIIILLVPLALRGVEYRAMGANAILKRNILNYGVGGLIAPFIGIKVIDLIIVALGVVS
- a CDS encoding multidrug efflux SMR transporter codes for the protein MAYVYLAAAIIFEILGTISMKYAEGFTKVVPSVLIFVCYGICFVALTVALKTLPVSMVYAIWAGVGTAIMAVVGLFFFNEPLPLQKIMATSLIILGVVMLNFSGKHSQETKEQIAEVENVQELKRIPAADVKTPNVEIPQRAPLANRNSG
- a CDS encoding sensor histidine kinase KdpD; protein product: MNDDYRPNPDELLERIQKQEEASSRGHLRVFFGMCPGVGKTFAMLKAAQEQLRQGMDLVVGVVETHGRRETEELVLGMEVIPRKKTPYRGAVVEEMDIDAILARKPAIVLVDELAHTNAPESRHPKRYQDVIELLDAGIHVYTTINVQHIESRADLVQQITGVRVFERVPDSLIDRAQQIELIDISAQNLIKRLKEGKVYQGDRAARAEENFFKETHLLALRELSLRYTAERVDQDLQDSMVVQRVQGPWNTQERLLVAVGHSPHSGRLIRATRRMAYNLEAPWIALYVDTGNQFKPDDQSMLTKNLNLARELGAEVISVKSMNIAEALNRVSHERNVTQIIMGRPERNAWNLIWNRGSLLDQLVQKTSAVDIHVIRQEDAREKRKWSWKFPGLYAPGASYWNTFWFMVGVTFVSQLIVPYVGYRAVGFIFLMCILVLGFLTSLGPILFAAGLSALIWNFMFIPPVFTFAISQPEDVMMCLAYLFVALMGGFLTAKVRSRDLDLIQRDEYNRALYELVKEMAAALTSLEACLSAEQSLETLLKGKVKIILTDSEGKLLRKTYNSAKLDEKDLALALWSFENRKKAGWKTDTLTESRCLSLPLRGKENLMGILLYYPRKNEGLPLDQENLLDTVVVQLAMALERLTLQEKLQSIKIFEASEKLHQALLNSVSHELRTPLTAIIGSASALQDEKVNKEAAIQKQLVQALMESSHRLDQVVENLLDMSRLNSGVLTPKKEWVDLVDLLEGLQRKVQAAVAQHNLKMNFTDEQCLVQVDERLMEHVFLNLITNAARYAPPGTLITVNIERDNRKVSVRVTDEGPGIPANNVDKIFEAFYRVPGSAAGGVGLGLAIVKAFVEAHGGRVYARNRNERSGAEFVVELPYVEPPQILLEGRES
- the kdpC gene encoding potassium-transporting ATPase subunit KdpC, with product MRTWLIGLRIFIALSLLTGLAYPFLMTGVGEAIFKRQVNGSLLERDGQVVGSELLAQKFTKKTYFWSRSSASDYSGTSASASNQAVANETLLKAVAERKAQGLSHDMLYASGSGLDPHISPEAALDQVDRISVERKLSASQRDVVLKLIKDYTEGRQWGFLGEPRVNVLKLNAALDGALDKSL